AATCATTTCTGTAGTTTCTATTTCTCCGAGTTTTAAGCGCCAACTATTGGTGTTACGCAAATCTACCTGCTGCAAATCGGCATCTAATTCTCCTTCTGGGAACACTTCTTTTGCTACCAAAGCCTTATCAAAACTGTAAGGAATTTGTGATAGTTTAGCAGAAGCCCGTAATCCGATACCGGGCTCGGGACCATGCCAGGTGACAGGCATATTCTGGTTGGGCGATGCTGAGGAAGTAAGCTGCGCTAATTCTTGCAAACAACTCGTATGATCTTGTAATAGTTCTTGTGCAAATTTAGGAAGTGAGGTGATAGGTCGCTCTTCATTCGCCATTAAATGATGATAAAAACCCGCTGGTCGCCGCACAGTTTGGGCTGCGTTATTAATCAAAATATCTAAATGATCATACTGCTGTGCTATAAAATTACAGAAGATTTCTACACTTGGAATATGCCGTAGGTCTAAACCATGAATTTTTAAGCGATGTCCCCATTCCATAAAATCGGGCTCTTTAGAGAAGCGTAAAGCAGAGTCCACAGGAAAACGTGTGGTCGCAATAACCGTGGCTCCTCCACGTAAAAGCATTAAGGTGATATGATAGCCAATTTTTAAGCGAGAGCCCGTTATAACGGCTATTTGTCCCTTTACATTGGCGGTTTGAAAGCGTTTGGCATAGTTAAAATCACCACATTCAGAACACATAGTATCATAAAAATGATGCAATTTGGTAAATGACGTTTTGCAAACATAACAATTACGGGCAATTTGTAATTCTTGTTGCTCCTTATGTTCCAAATCTGCCGCTTGTATTAATTTTGGAGCAGTGAAAATATGTGCTTCTCGAGCATTCCGGATCCCAGTTTCCTTACGAGCTACCCGATCTTTTTTATCTTGTTTGCGTTTACTGGCTTTCTGTGCATCTTTTTTACGTCGTGAAAATTCGTCACGAGTAGGTCTTGAAAACTGACCGGTTACTTTGAGCAATGCTGTTCTTTGTGCTAAAGGAATATCAAAAATCTGATCGGTATGCGCTACTAACTGCCCTAAGATGGCAATGCATTTATCAATCTCTTCAGAAGTAATAGGTGGTGTATCGTTGCTCAATTTTGATGTGTTTATTTATTTTTATGTGATGTATACCTTAGCCTTTAGTGGTTAGGTTCTTAAACTATGTAAGAAGAAGCAAGACTTTAAATAATTAGAAGCCTATAGGTCTCCCTGGGCTTGTCAATGTGCCTTCTATTATTTCGCATGGTCTTCGACAAGCTCAGACAGACATTTTAGTATTCATTTGTCTACAAAATTAGATGATTTTTAATTTTTTTTATCAGTACCCTTTAGAATCCTAGTTGTTTCACTGAGCCACTCGAATTACGTTCGGCTAATTGGTAAGGTCTTCGACAAGCTCAGACATACATTTTAGCATTCATTTGTTTACAAAATTAGATGATTTTTAATTTTTTTTATCAGTGCCAACTAGTAACATGGATGTCTTACTGAGCCTGTCGAAGTGCATTCGGCTAATGGATAAAGCCTTCTACAAGCTCTCAATACTTCTAATTTTATATGATTTCTATCCTTCTAAAACAGTAATCCTTACTTTTTTATTCTTCAGTTTTGTATTGCTTAATTTCTGTACGAGTTCATCCGCTAAAACCTTTGGAACTGCCACAAAAGCGCAATCTTGCTTTAATTCGATCATCCCTAATTGCTCTTTAGTTATACCACCTTGTTTCAAAAACAAACCAGCAATATCTCCTTTAGAAATTTTATCTTTTCTACCTCCAGAAATAAATAAGGTTTCCCAATATACAGGTTTTTTGGTGGGTTGTTTTGAAATATCAGCGATAGCCGTTTCTGCTATAAACTCTGGCAAAGCCTGATCTTTCCATTTTAATACGTAGGCAGTACCCTCCGCTTTTACACGTGCAGTTCGCCCGTTTCTATGGATAAATTCTTCTTTGTGAATCGGTAGTTCATAATGAATGATAAACTCCATTTCAGGTACGTCGATGCCTCTTGCGGCCAAATCAGTAGCCACCAGCAAGGGATAGGTTCCATTTCTAAATTTTAATAAGGATCGTTCACGCTCTTTTTGCTCCATGCCTCCATTAAAATTTCCATGCGGAAGGCAATGTTTCTTTAAAAAATCGCTTACCGTTTGTATACTATCTTTTAAATTGCAAAAAATAATGCCTTGTTGATTTCCTAAATGATGCAATAAAGCTAATAAAGTTGTTAGTTTATTTTTATCAGGAGAAATGAGTGTTTTTATTGTTAAGCTAGAGGCTTTGCTGTCTAAGTAATTAAGAATATTTGGGTTGGTCAACTTTACAAATTCGGGAATGCTAACGCCTTGTGTAGCAGATGTTAAAATACGTTTATGTAAAGCATTTAAATCTTTTAATATTTCACGCATTTCATCTTCAAAGCCCACTTCTAAAGATTTATCAAATTCATCTAAAATTAGGGTTTTAATATCGTCTTTAGTAAAACGTTCGTTGGCAAAATGATCATTTATACGCCCCGGAGTACCAATTAAAATAGCGGGTGCATGTTTTAATTCTATTTTATCTTTAGACATTGCCCGACCACCATACACCGCATTTACTTTATAACCAGAACCCATATTCCTTAGTACTTGTTCAATTTGTATAGCTAATTCACGGGAAGGCACTAAAATTAAAGCTTGAATGTTTTCACAATCCGGATCTAAACTTTCAATTAAAGGCAAGGCAAAAGCTAGTGTTTTGCCTGTTCCTGTCGGAGAAAGAATTATGGTATTCGAAGTTTTCGGAATACTCCTCAATGCTTCAATTTGCATTGGGTTTAAGCTTTTAATACTTAATTTTTCTAATATTTCTGCTTGTGTTTTTAGGGGTGCTGCCATACCTACTTCTTTTTCTTTGCTGCTAAGGATGCTTCTTTTGGTAGCACACTGCTGTGTTGTTCCAGATGATTTGCTAAAACCTTTTCGATCAACTCTTCTTTGGTTAAATGATGAAAAATTGTTTTAATCTTATTTTTAAAATCATCAGAAACCTCTCGATTGGGTTTCGTTTTAAATATCCTGGTGGCCCACAGCAAGGTGTTTGTTTCTTCAATACTTGCGGCAGATGCCTTTTTTATTCTATGGAAACTAATTCCTAATTCTTTTTCAAAAACCGGAATTTCGGCTTCTTCTTCTTGCTGAAGAATGGTTAATGAAAGTCCGTTTGCTCCTGCCCTTGCGGTTCTACCACTTCTATGCACATATAAATCATAGGTCTCTGGTAAATGATAATTTATGATAAATCCTATATTTTTTACATCAATACCTCGAGATGCCAAATCGGTGGCTACTAATAGCTTTAAATGACCGTCACGAAATTGTCCCATCACACGATCTCGAATGGCCTGCGTTAAACTACCATGTAGCGCTCCAGAAGAAAATTTATTGATGGCTAAATTTTTGGCTAATTTATTTACGGCTGCTTTTGTTTTGCAAAAAATAATACCTTGTTCGCCTTCTCTTGAGCTTAAAAAATGGAGTAAAACGTCTAATTTTTCTATAGGTTCCACCACAATATACTGATGATCGATGCCTTGATGACCAATAGTTTCCATATCAGCTTCTAAATGCATCACATTTTTATTCAAGTAGTTTTGTACCAATTGTTTAATAGCGCCTGGCATGGTTGCCGTAAACAAAAGAGTTCTACGAGATTCTGGTAATTCAGCTACAATTGGGTCTAAATCTTGCTTTAATGCCGTGACCATTTCATCCGCTTCATCCAATACCAAATACGCCACATTTTTAAGGTTTATGGCTTTTTTTTGAATCAAATCAACCAAGCGACCCGGTGTAGCCACGACCACATGGGTTGTACTTTTTAGTTGTTCTATTTGTGGTTTTATAGGTGTTCCTCCACAAATCGAAGCAATTTTAATGGCTGGACTATGTTTAGAAAAAGAAACTAAGTTGGCATAAATCTGTTGGCCTAATTCTCTCGTTGGTGCTAAAATTACAGTTTGTATTTGAGAGCTATCCGTAGCTATTAATTGCAATAAAGGCAATCCGAAAGCAGCAGTTTTACCTGTTCCTGTTTTAGCTAAGGCTACAATATCTTTTTTAGCGCTAAGAACTAGAGGAATTGTTTTTACTTGAATATCAGTAGGAATTGTTATGGCTAAATCCGCTAAACTTTTTTGAAACGCTTCGCTAACTCCTAACTTTGAAAACTTTTTAGACATAAAATAATTTTCGACAAAGATAGTTAGACTTTTATAGGGAATAACAGGTATTTTACTTGTTATTGCTAGAAAACAATAAGTTGCCCTACGACTTTCTGCAGTACTTGATACTTTTAAAGGTTCGCTGAATTCGTAGAAGATGAATTCTCGATCGTTTTCACCAAGGCCAAGGCAGCCGTTTCACCAGCAATCATGGCTGCATTTAAGGAACCGTTTAAGAGAAAGTCACCCGCCAAAAATATATGATCCGAGAGTTTTATGTCTTCTATAGCTAGTCTATTTTTTAAATGCTGTAGGTTAGGAAGTGCCTTAGGAATTGTGTAGTGCTTTACAAAAGTTAGTTCAGTAATTCCACAGTACGTTTCCAAATCATGCTGTACTTTTTCAATTAATGCTTCTTGGCCAAGTTGGTGCTCTTTTACTACGGTTACCGAGAGCAGCTCATCAGTAGCCCTTGTTCCTGTTTCAAGACTGGTGTGGTAAAAGATATTATTGATTAAAGCCGACTCGTCAGCAATTAAACCAATGAGCGCTTTTTCTATGATTCTTTTTTTTGCCGTAAAATATAAAACATCACAATGTTTCCAAGATACTTTTTGATCTAGGGGTTTTGGTGTTTCAAAAAGAGGTTCGGTGGCAATAATAGCATAGTCAAATTCATTTTCAGTTCCATCAGATAAATTTAGTGATACATCTGTTAGACTGGTAATTGTTGAATTATATAAAATTTTAGACTTGGTAAGTGACCCTAACAATTGTGCAGGAATAGCTGAGATTCCGTTTTTTGGAAGTGTAGCAAATCCCTCACCAAACATTTTAAATACAAATTGAAACATTCTGCTGGAGGTAGCTAAATCGGGTTCTAAAAAAATTCCACTAAAAAATGGCTTAAAAAAACAGGCAATCATATCCTCACTAAATCCTTTTTGTTCTAAAAAAGCCTTGGTGGTCATTTCATCTTCAGCAAAAATCTGATCAATTGTTTTGCTTTTTAGAGATAAACTTAGCCTAATTATTTTCCATTTATCCTTCAAATTCCCGATAGATGAACCTAAGGTGGGCAACAAAAGTGAAAAATCTCGAAGTGGATCTCCTAAGGTCATTTGCTTTCCATTTCGAAAGATGACTGCTCCAGGCAGAAACTTTTGTAAGGCTAGTTCTTCTAAGTCTAAATATTTTTGTACCATAGGGTAAGCCTCTAAAAGCACCTGAAATCCATGATCTAACTGGTAGCCAGCTATCAGATCGGTTTTTACACGACCTCCAGCGGAATCTGTTTTTTCATAGATTGTGGCAAAATAACCATTTGCTTCTAACACTTTTGCCGCCATTAAGCCACTAATTCCTGCGCCTATGATACTAATTTTTACACTTCTTTTTTCCATGGCCTAAAAATAATAAATAATCAGAACCTTGCGCTTTAATAGGAACAGGATATTTTACGCTTTTAAAATGTATTCGCATTAATTCAAGTATCTTTATCCCCGCTATGAGCTTTTATACTTTTTTAATTTTTTTCTCAGCTATATCTTTTGCTTTTTTCGGCATAGGATGCTTTGTAGCTCCCCGAATGAAAATTGAGTTTTTACGCTACGGATTATCAAAACTGCGAAATTTTGTAGGAGTATTACAACTTTTAGGAGCTATAGGTTTGGCGATTGGCTACTACTTCAGCCCAATGCTCATCTTGGTTTCCGCGAGTTGTCTTTCTTTATTGATGTTGCTTGGATTTGGAGTGCGCTTGAAAATAAAAGATTCTTTAGTGCTAGCTACTCCAGCTCTTTTCTACGCCTTGTTGAATGCTTACATTGCTTTCGAGCAATGGATTATTTTGTAAAAAGCTATACACTTTAGGTGTATTATAAATAAGAAA
The sequence above is drawn from the Cellulophaga sp. Hel_I_12 genome and encodes:
- a CDS encoding FAD-dependent oxidoreductase; its protein translation is MEKRSVKISIIGAGISGLMAAKVLEANGYFATIYEKTDSAGGRVKTDLIAGYQLDHGFQVLLEAYPMVQKYLDLEELALQKFLPGAVIFRNGKQMTLGDPLRDFSLLLPTLGSSIGNLKDKWKIIRLSLSLKSKTIDQIFAEDEMTTKAFLEQKGFSEDMIACFFKPFFSGIFLEPDLATSSRMFQFVFKMFGEGFATLPKNGISAIPAQLLGSLTKSKILYNSTITSLTDVSLNLSDGTENEFDYAIIATEPLFETPKPLDQKVSWKHCDVLYFTAKKRIIEKALIGLIADESALINNIFYHTSLETGTRATDELLSVTVVKEHQLGQEALIEKVQHDLETYCGITELTFVKHYTIPKALPNLQHLKNRLAIEDIKLSDHIFLAGDFLLNGSLNAAMIAGETAALALVKTIENSSSTNSANL
- a CDS encoding DEAD/DEAH box helicase; translated protein: MAAPLKTQAEILEKLSIKSLNPMQIEALRSIPKTSNTIILSPTGTGKTLAFALPLIESLDPDCENIQALILVPSRELAIQIEQVLRNMGSGYKVNAVYGGRAMSKDKIELKHAPAILIGTPGRINDHFANERFTKDDIKTLILDEFDKSLEVGFEDEMREILKDLNALHKRILTSATQGVSIPEFVKLTNPNILNYLDSKASSLTIKTLISPDKNKLTTLLALLHHLGNQQGIIFCNLKDSIQTVSDFLKKHCLPHGNFNGGMEQKERERSLLKFRNGTYPLLVATDLAARGIDVPEMEFIIHYELPIHKEEFIHRNGRTARVKAEGTAYVLKWKDQALPEFIAETAIADISKQPTKKPVYWETLFISGGRKDKISKGDIAGLFLKQGGITKEQLGMIELKQDCAFVAVPKVLADELVQKLSNTKLKNKKVRITVLEG
- a CDS encoding DoxX family protein, encoding MSFYTFLIFFSAISFAFFGIGCFVAPRMKIEFLRYGLSKLRNFVGVLQLLGAIGLAIGYYFSPMLILVSASCLSLLMLLGFGVRLKIKDSLVLATPALFYALLNAYIAFEQWIIL
- a CDS encoding DEAD/DEAH box helicase, yielding MSKKFSKLGVSEAFQKSLADLAITIPTDIQVKTIPLVLSAKKDIVALAKTGTGKTAAFGLPLLQLIATDSSQIQTVILAPTRELGQQIYANLVSFSKHSPAIKIASICGGTPIKPQIEQLKSTTHVVVATPGRLVDLIQKKAINLKNVAYLVLDEADEMVTALKQDLDPIVAELPESRRTLLFTATMPGAIKQLVQNYLNKNVMHLEADMETIGHQGIDHQYIVVEPIEKLDVLLHFLSSREGEQGIIFCKTKAAVNKLAKNLAINKFSSGALHGSLTQAIRDRVMGQFRDGHLKLLVATDLASRGIDVKNIGFIINYHLPETYDLYVHRSGRTARAGANGLSLTILQQEEEAEIPVFEKELGISFHRIKKASAASIEETNTLLWATRIFKTKPNREVSDDFKNKIKTIFHHLTKEELIEKVLANHLEQHSSVLPKEASLAAKKKK
- a CDS encoding SDR family oxidoreductase, translating into MSNDTPPITSEEIDKCIAILGQLVAHTDQIFDIPLAQRTALLKVTGQFSRPTRDEFSRRKKDAQKASKRKQDKKDRVARKETGIRNAREAHIFTAPKLIQAADLEHKEQQELQIARNCYVCKTSFTKLHHFYDTMCSECGDFNYAKRFQTANVKGQIAVITGSRLKIGYHITLMLLRGGATVIATTRFPVDSALRFSKEPDFMEWGHRLKIHGLDLRHIPSVEIFCNFIAQQYDHLDILINNAAQTVRRPAGFYHHLMANEERPITSLPKFAQELLQDHTSCLQELAQLTSSASPNQNMPVTWHGPEPGIGLRASAKLSQIPYSFDKALVAKEVFPEGELDADLQQVDLRNTNSWRLKLGEIETTEMIEVQLVNAVAPFVLCNRLAEVMKKTHTGQKHMINVTAMEGKFHRAFKESRHPHTNMAKAALNMLTHTAAGDLAKQGIFMNAVDTGWVTDEDPAALAKKKQVEQDFQPPLDIVDGAARVLDPLFDGINTGKHWSGKFLKDYFPIDW